The following are encoded in a window of Armatimonadota bacterium genomic DNA:
- the rlmD gene encoding 23S rRNA (uracil(1939)-C(5))-methyltransferase RlmD, producing MLKHGDEVRVTVDRLAYGGRGVGRLDGFVVFVAGAAPGDVVRARIVRARRRYAEAEVVAVEVASADRVEPRCPHFGPCGGCVWQHVAYAAQADAKGAIVRESLAHLGGIAEAVVHPIVPAPDPWYYRNKMEFSFHPDGVLGLHSRGEWNRIVPIEACLLQSPESVALVGAVRAFARRHGLTAYDPKTHAGFLRSLVIREARGTGDRLVGLVTSPGPFAFSSAFVEEVVGVVPGATGIVRGIVTAASEGAPPSLVETLHGSCTLEERVAGLRFRIGLDTFFQTSTAQAARMVEYVVARAQPLASARVVDLYCGVGTFALPLSRAGGRVVGIELVPASVDAASANAALNGLDGVEFTAGDARLMLPAVVAAHGTPDVLVLDPPRAGAGGKVMRKIGRSGARRIIYVSCNPTTLAPDLKEVLPFGYSLVDVQPFDLFPQTHHVEAIAVLERQA from the coding sequence ATGCTGAAGCACGGAGATGAAGTCAGGGTGACGGTGGACCGTCTCGCATATGGCGGAAGGGGGGTCGGCCGCCTTGACGGGTTTGTCGTGTTTGTGGCCGGGGCTGCGCCCGGTGATGTTGTGCGCGCGCGCATCGTCCGGGCGCGGAGAAGGTACGCGGAGGCCGAGGTGGTGGCGGTCGAGGTTGCCTCTGCGGATCGCGTCGAGCCACGCTGTCCCCACTTTGGTCCCTGTGGAGGGTGCGTGTGGCAGCACGTGGCCTACGCGGCGCAGGCCGATGCAAAAGGGGCGATCGTCCGCGAGAGTCTCGCCCACCTGGGCGGCATCGCCGAGGCGGTGGTCCACCCGATTGTTCCTGCGCCGGATCCCTGGTACTACCGCAACAAGATGGAGTTCTCGTTCCATCCGGACGGGGTGCTGGGGCTTCACAGTCGTGGCGAGTGGAACCGGATCGTTCCCATAGAGGCCTGCCTTCTGCAATCCCCTGAATCGGTCGCACTGGTGGGGGCGGTGCGCGCGTTTGCCCGCCGCCACGGCCTGACGGCGTACGACCCCAAGACCCATGCCGGGTTCCTGCGCTCGCTTGTGATCCGGGAGGCCCGGGGAACCGGCGACCGTCTGGTTGGGCTCGTGACCTCTCCGGGGCCGTTCGCCTTCTCCTCCGCGTTTGTCGAGGAGGTGGTGGGGGTAGTCCCCGGGGCTACGGGCATCGTGCGTGGAATCGTGACGGCAGCGTCCGAGGGGGCTCCACCCTCATTGGTCGAGACCCTGCACGGCAGTTGCACCCTTGAAGAACGGGTGGCGGGACTGCGCTTCCGGATAGGGCTCGACACTTTCTTCCAGACTAGCACCGCACAGGCCGCCCGCATGGTCGAGTACGTGGTTGCGCGCGCGCAACCGCTCGCCTCGGCGCGCGTGGTGGACCTCTACTGCGGGGTCGGGACCTTCGCGCTGCCGCTGTCCCGCGCCGGTGGCCGTGTGGTCGGCATCGAACTGGTGCCTGCCTCGGTTGACGCGGCCAGCGCGAACGCCGCGCTCAACGGTCTGGATGGTGTGGAGTTCACTGCCGGTGATGCCAGATTGATGCTGCCCGCGGTGGTCGCGGCACACGGCACGCCGGATGTGCTCGTGCTGGACCCACCCCGTGCCGGCGCCGGCGGAAAGGTCATGCGCAAGATAGGCCGGAGTGGCGCCCGCAGAATTATCTATGTGTCGTGCAACCCCACAACCCTCGCGCCGGACCTCAAGGAGGTCCTGCCATTCGGCTACAGTTTGGTGGACGTGCAACCGTTCGATCTGTTTCCGCAAACGCATCACGTGGAGGCGATCGCGGTCCTCGAACGCCAGGCCTAG
- a CDS encoding nitroreductase, with translation MQAHPVLPAKWTRVDLYRCVVTKRDLRTFTGQTIEPGPLRRVLNAGRHSGSARNRQPWQFVAVTDRDVLRRLARCGRFAGHLATAAAAVVILVEERGHLFDAGRCAQSMMLAAWGMGIASCPVTLHHDAQTRAALGLPKGPVVATAIALGYPDPRGRGRLERLALRAIAGRGRKPLVDLVHWNQYGRRLL, from the coding sequence ATGCAGGCACACCCAGTCCTGCCGGCGAAGTGGACCCGCGTGGACCTCTACCGCTGCGTGGTCACGAAGCGCGACCTGCGGACGTTCACCGGCCAGACCATCGAGCCGGGACCGCTGCGGCGGGTGCTCAACGCTGGTCGTCACAGCGGCAGCGCGCGCAACCGGCAGCCCTGGCAGTTTGTAGCGGTCACCGACCGCGATGTGCTGCGGCGCCTTGCGCGGTGCGGCCGCTTCGCAGGACACCTGGCGACCGCTGCGGCCGCGGTGGTCATTCTCGTCGAGGAGCGGGGGCATCTCTTCGACGCCGGACGCTGCGCCCAGTCCATGATGCTGGCTGCCTGGGGTATGGGAATAGCCTCGTGTCCGGTCACCCTGCACCACGACGCGCAGACCCGGGCAGCGCTGGGCTTGCCCAAAGGTCCGGTGGTGGCCACTGCTATCGCACTGGGCTATCCTGATCCGCGCGGACGGGGACGCCTGGAGCGCCTCGCGTTGCGCGCGATCGCCGGAAGGGGTCGCAAGCCACTCGTGGACCTCGTGCATTGGAACCAGTATGGCCGGCGTCTGCTATAA
- a CDS encoding thioredoxin family protein has product MTMPLAIGDRIVPFSLPATDGSTVSADQFADRAVLGVIFWCNHCPYVKAWEDRLIAIQREYAEKGVQMVMISSNDPVAYPDDSFDAMRSHAREKAYPFPYLFDESQQVARSYGATRTPEVFLFDRERVLRYHGAPDDNFERPEEVTSRYLRDALDALLAGGTPAEATTPPKGCTIKWRP; this is encoded by the coding sequence ATGACCATGCCCCTGGCAATAGGTGATCGGATCGTACCCTTCTCGCTCCCCGCGACCGATGGCTCCACGGTCTCGGCAGATCAGTTCGCGGACCGGGCGGTGCTGGGCGTGATCTTCTGGTGCAACCACTGTCCCTATGTCAAGGCCTGGGAAGACCGGCTGATTGCCATTCAGCGCGAGTATGCCGAAAAGGGTGTCCAGATGGTCATGATCAGCAGCAACGACCCGGTGGCCTACCCCGACGACTCATTCGATGCGATGCGATCGCACGCTCGAGAGAAGGCGTATCCGTTCCCATACCTGTTCGATGAGTCGCAGCAGGTCGCCCGAAGTTACGGCGCGACGCGCACGCCAGAGGTCTTCCTGTTCGACCGCGAGCGTGTATTGCGCTACCACGGCGCGCCCGATGACAACTTCGAGCGTCCTGAAGAGGTGACCAGCCGCTACCTCCGGGATGCGCTGGATGCGCTCCTGGCTGGCGGGACCCCGGCGGAGGCGACGACTCCACCCAAGGGCTGCACCATCAAGTGGCGGCCATAG
- a CDS encoding zinc-dependent alcohol dehydrogenase family protein has protein sequence MRTVSLFAPAPIETAPLVLAEREELTPGPGEVAIRVRACGVCHTDLHIVEGDLPPRRSPVVLGHQIVGTIHRLGPGVTPDLEGTRVGVTWLAFACGTCAFCDRGEENLCPRARFTGYDVDGGFTDYTVARAAFVVPVPPVFDDTAAAPLLCAGVIGYRALHVAGLRPGEHLALFGFGASAHLAIQVARHWGCTVGVVTRGAEHRALAEELGARWAVEPGTTPPVPCDRAVVFAPSGEAVVAALRAVRPGGTVAVNAVTLDGIPAMPYATLYGERVLRTVSHLTRADAHAFLRLAAEIPVRVEAESQPLEAANEVLLRLKRRELRAAAVLRP, from the coding sequence GTGCGCACCGTCTCGCTGTTTGCTCCAGCACCCATCGAGACCGCGCCGCTGGTGCTCGCCGAGAGGGAGGAACTGACCCCCGGCCCGGGTGAGGTGGCTATCCGAGTGCGCGCGTGTGGGGTCTGCCACACCGACCTGCACATCGTTGAGGGCGACCTGCCCCCCCGCCGGTCACCGGTGGTTCTGGGCCACCAGATCGTTGGCACCATTCACCGCCTCGGTCCGGGTGTCACGCCTGATCTGGAGGGCACGCGCGTGGGCGTGACCTGGCTGGCCTTTGCCTGTGGCACGTGTGCCTTCTGCGACAGGGGTGAGGAGAACCTCTGCCCGCGGGCGCGGTTTACCGGCTACGACGTTGACGGCGGCTTCACCGACTACACGGTGGCCCGCGCAGCGTTCGTGGTTCCGGTTCCGCCGGTGTTCGACGATACCGCCGCGGCACCGCTCCTGTGCGCCGGCGTGATCGGCTACCGGGCGCTGCACGTCGCGGGGCTGCGACCCGGGGAGCATCTGGCCCTCTTCGGGTTCGGTGCATCGGCGCACCTGGCGATCCAGGTCGCCCGGCACTGGGGATGCACGGTCGGGGTCGTGACGCGCGGGGCGGAACACCGGGCGCTGGCAGAGGAGCTGGGTGCGCGCTGGGCGGTCGAGCCCGGCACCACGCCTCCGGTGCCGTGCGATCGGGCGGTCGTCTTCGCGCCCTCAGGCGAGGCGGTTGTAGCCGCCCTGCGGGCCGTGCGCCCCGGCGGCACGGTGGCGGTCAATGCCGTGACGCTGGATGGCATCCCTGCGATGCCCTATGCAACGCTCTACGGGGAGCGAGTCCTGCGCACGGTCAGCCATCTGACCCGTGCGGACGCGCATGCCTTCCTGCGGCTTGCCGCGGAGATCCCCGTGCGGGTCGAGGCGGAGTCACAACCCCTCGAGGCCGCCAACGAGGTGCTACTGCGCCTGAAGCGGCGGGAACTACGCGCCGCCGCGGTGTTGCGCCCCTAG